From a single Bryobacter aggregatus MPL3 genomic region:
- a CDS encoding carboxypeptidase-like regulatory domain-containing protein: protein MTLRAKWMLMGLGVLLGGFAYAMAQETPVPTPKNPPLFKGDRSKKNDGSRVVGGVVRDPQDKLADGAVVKLKDTKSLSIRSFITKEDGSYSFQGLSTGVDYELKAENKEGLSSSTKILSVYDNRKEAVINLKLEAKK, encoded by the coding sequence ATGACATTGCGAGCCAAATGGATGCTGATGGGCTTGGGCGTGTTGCTGGGTGGTTTCGCATACGCGATGGCGCAGGAGACCCCGGTGCCAACCCCGAAGAATCCGCCACTCTTCAAAGGAGATCGGTCGAAGAAAAATGACGGATCGCGCGTGGTGGGGGGCGTGGTTCGTGACCCGCAGGATAAGCTGGCCGACGGTGCGGTCGTGAAGTTGAAGGATACAAAGTCGTTGAGCATCCGCAGCTTCATTACGAAAGAAGACGGCTCCTATAGCTTCCAGGGCCTGTCGACCGGTGTGGACTACGAGCTCAAGGCAGAGAACAAAGAGGGTTTGTCGAGTTCGACAAAGATTCTTTCGGTCTATGACAACCGCAAAGAGGCTGTCATCAATCTCAAGCTGGAAGCCAAGAAATGA
- a CDS encoding redoxin domain-containing protein yields MIAAAVAALLSVLAADLQVRDLNGKAQRVELGSTVTVVTFVSTTCPVSNAYNDRMIAAYQDYSKQGVKFVFVDANVNESASEIAAYQKTVGFPFAIYRDQNVAEQLGAQVTPEAFVFDRAGKLRYQGAIDDSRNAARVRNQALRDALDAVLGGKAVAQPVLKAFGCMIKKAGRN; encoded by the coding sequence ATGATTGCGGCCGCAGTTGCGGCCCTGCTCAGCGTCCTGGCCGCGGACCTGCAAGTGCGCGATCTGAACGGTAAGGCGCAGCGGGTGGAACTGGGCTCCACGGTTACGGTGGTCACCTTTGTTTCCACAACTTGTCCGGTGTCGAACGCGTATAACGATCGGATGATTGCGGCCTACCAGGACTATTCGAAACAGGGTGTGAAGTTCGTTTTTGTCGATGCGAATGTGAACGAATCGGCAAGTGAGATCGCGGCATATCAGAAGACGGTGGGCTTTCCTTTCGCGATCTATCGGGATCAGAATGTGGCCGAGCAACTGGGAGCCCAGGTGACGCCCGAAGCTTTTGTCTTTGACCGGGCGGGGAAGCTGCGCTACCAGGGAGCGATCGATGATTCGCGCAATGCGGCACGGGTGCGCAACCAGGCCTTGCGGGATGCGCTTGACGCGGTGCTGGGCGGAAAAGCAGTGGCGCAACCGGTGCTGAAAGCCTTTGGTTGCATGATCAAGAAAGCAGGAAGAAACTGA
- a CDS encoding TlpA disulfide reductase family protein, whose translation MRMLLVLMAGALLSQAAGKLSPLDEATYPKTVAAQKGKVVLVNFWATWCVPCRKEMPELAKMAASLKAKNFDLVTISADEPEDEQTAIAFLAKAGITGPAFAKRAKNDDKFINAIEPKWSGALPALILYDKTGKKVKAWIGETDLAAVQLEVKKLL comes from the coding sequence ATGCGGATGCTCTTGGTTCTGATGGCGGGCGCGCTGTTGTCGCAGGCTGCGGGGAAGCTGTCGCCTCTCGATGAGGCGACTTATCCAAAGACCGTTGCGGCCCAAAAAGGCAAAGTGGTGCTGGTGAACTTCTGGGCCACTTGGTGTGTGCCTTGCCGCAAAGAGATGCCGGAGCTGGCGAAGATGGCCGCGAGTCTGAAGGCGAAGAACTTCGATCTGGTGACGATTTCAGCCGATGAACCGGAAGACGAGCAGACGGCGATTGCGTTTTTAGCGAAAGCTGGCATCACCGGCCCGGCCTTTGCCAAGCGCGCCAAGAACGACGACAAGTTCATCAACGCCATTGAGCCGAAGTGGTCTGGCGCTTTGCCTGCCTTGATTCTCTACGATAAGACCGGCAAAAAAGTGAAGGCCTGGATTGGCGAGACCGATCTGGCTGCCGTGCAACTGGAAGTTAAGAAATTACTTTAG
- a CDS encoding DUF2721 domain-containing protein, giving the protein MNSLFTLPAFFQNLSSALNVLTAMLTPALLLSATGSFIISTSNRLGRVVDRVRRLSEKMEEMIRAGSESDFDQEYREEISRQMEVQSKRASLLMRTLMALYMASGLFVLTSVSIGFVSIFSAKWATIPVILGVSGAVMLLVAAIRLITEARLALDGLHEETDFLRSLTTRHGTNSAKVIS; this is encoded by the coding sequence ATGAACTCCCTCTTTACGCTGCCGGCGTTTTTCCAGAACCTGTCGAGCGCGCTCAATGTCCTGACCGCCATGCTGACTCCTGCCTTGTTGCTGAGCGCCACCGGCAGTTTTATCATCTCCACTTCCAACCGTCTGGGACGCGTGGTCGACCGCGTGCGTCGCCTCTCCGAAAAGATGGAAGAGATGATTCGTGCCGGGAGCGAATCGGATTTCGATCAGGAATATCGCGAAGAGATTTCACGTCAGATGGAAGTCCAATCCAAGCGCGCCAGCCTGCTCATGCGCACCCTCATGGCGCTGTACATGGCCAGCGGCCTCTTCGTCCTCACCAGCGTCTCAATTGGCTTCGTTTCGATCTTCTCGGCAAAGTGGGCCACCATTCCGGTGATCCTCGGCGTCTCAGGCGCCGTCATGCTACTGGTGGCGGCCATCCGGCTGATTACAGAAGCCCGGCTTGCTCTCGACGGCCTGCATGAGGAAACCGACTTCCTCAGAAGCCTCACCACCCGTCACGGCACCAACAGCGCTAAAGTAATTTCTTAA
- a CDS encoding ABC transporter permease → MLLFGPRIAFLLSMLNGLEQDIRYALRGFGRTPVFTLVATLSVALGIGANAAIFSLYDQMMLRPLPVAAPERLVMLDLPGPRTGSTHIDFPFSNVMYRGLRDQNQSFDHLIATMHEMANFSWKGKSETVRVDLVSGNFFSALGLKPFLGRLLESTDDEKKNAHPLAVLSYGYFERRFGADAAILGQSVRINAQLYRVIGIAPKGFVGLEMGAVPNLYVPLAQKALVTSTWDGMEDPNEYFLHVYGLLKAGVSLPMAKANLDALVLPMIEAEMVAIPKISPTRRERYLAKRFVLTAAGTPLVGDRERVSQTLKLLLGVVGLVLLIACANVANLLIARASGRVKEVAVRMALGAGRGRLARQMMVESLLLSLFGGVFGMMLSLWILDAILASHAAEEAEPFLNAQPNWRVTAFCFAASLLTGLLFGLAPAMRGAKHALIETLKANTGAIAAHATQGWLRRALVISQVTISLVLLVAAGLFAKSLLNLKNSSLGFNAESLLSFRIDPSLNGYEKARGLSLLDALRRELGALPGVREVAIASEPLIENSMSSNTYSVEGHPQRDGVHSNSGTNYVGPGFFRSLGYPLLAGREFGDGDQANSRRVAVVNEQFAREYFNGAAIGKRIGLGYEKDGSLHLDTEIIGVVRDGKQQNMRDDKAKRFVYLAYTQDQAVEGMTFYVRSNREPEQLAAEIRGVLRKIDDNLPMYRVQTMEATINRSLQSERMVATLCSSFGLLATLLAAIGLYGVMAFSVARRTREIGIRLALGAERSTVIQMVMREVGWMLSSGLVAGLLLAIGFGKLVESQLWGLSGWDPLILSGAVVCLSLVALVAGLLPALRASRIQPMIALRCE, encoded by the coding sequence GTGCTTCTGTTTGGCCCCCGGATTGCATTTCTCCTGTCCATGCTCAATGGCCTGGAACAGGATATTCGCTACGCATTGCGGGGCTTTGGACGGACTCCTGTCTTTACCTTGGTGGCGACGCTCAGCGTTGCGCTAGGGATTGGCGCGAATGCGGCGATCTTCAGTCTTTATGACCAGATGATGCTGCGGCCGCTGCCGGTTGCCGCGCCCGAACGGCTGGTGATGCTCGATTTGCCTGGGCCGCGTACGGGCTCTACTCACATTGATTTTCCCTTCTCGAATGTGATGTACCGGGGGCTGCGCGATCAGAACCAGAGTTTCGATCACTTGATCGCCACCATGCACGAGATGGCGAACTTCAGTTGGAAGGGCAAGAGTGAGACGGTTCGTGTGGATCTGGTGAGCGGCAATTTTTTCTCGGCCCTGGGTCTCAAACCTTTCCTCGGACGCCTGCTGGAAAGCACGGACGACGAGAAGAAGAACGCGCATCCCCTGGCCGTGCTCAGCTATGGCTATTTTGAGCGCCGCTTTGGCGCTGACGCAGCGATTCTGGGCCAGAGCGTCCGTATCAACGCTCAGCTCTACCGGGTGATCGGGATTGCCCCGAAAGGCTTTGTGGGGCTGGAGATGGGCGCGGTGCCCAACCTCTATGTGCCGCTGGCGCAGAAGGCGCTGGTGACAAGTACTTGGGATGGCATGGAGGACCCGAACGAATATTTTCTCCATGTGTATGGGCTGCTCAAAGCGGGCGTGAGTCTGCCGATGGCCAAAGCCAATCTCGATGCGTTGGTGCTGCCGATGATCGAGGCCGAAATGGTGGCGATCCCCAAGATCTCGCCGACTCGCCGTGAACGGTATCTGGCCAAACGTTTTGTTCTCACGGCTGCCGGGACGCCGCTGGTGGGGGATCGGGAACGAGTCAGCCAGACCTTGAAATTGCTGCTGGGTGTGGTGGGGCTGGTGCTGCTCATCGCTTGTGCGAATGTGGCGAATCTGCTGATTGCCCGGGCGAGTGGCCGTGTTAAGGAGGTAGCGGTACGGATGGCGCTGGGGGCGGGACGCGGCAGACTGGCGCGGCAGATGATGGTCGAAAGTCTGCTGCTGTCGCTGTTTGGGGGCGTCTTCGGGATGATGCTTTCGCTCTGGATTCTGGATGCGATTCTGGCAAGCCATGCAGCGGAAGAGGCCGAGCCTTTTCTGAATGCGCAACCGAACTGGCGCGTGACGGCCTTCTGCTTTGCCGCCAGCTTGTTGACCGGCTTGCTCTTTGGTTTGGCGCCGGCGATGCGTGGAGCTAAGCATGCACTGATCGAAACGTTGAAGGCGAATACGGGCGCGATTGCCGCCCATGCGACGCAGGGATGGCTCCGCCGGGCGCTGGTGATTTCGCAGGTGACGATCAGTCTTGTGCTGCTGGTGGCCGCCGGACTCTTTGCCAAGAGCCTGCTGAACTTAAAGAATTCGAGCCTCGGCTTCAACGCCGAGTCTCTGCTGAGTTTTCGCATCGATCCTTCTTTGAACGGCTATGAGAAGGCACGTGGACTTAGCCTTCTCGACGCTCTTCGCAGGGAACTGGGAGCATTGCCAGGAGTGCGGGAGGTCGCCATTGCTTCTGAGCCACTGATTGAGAACTCGATGAGTTCGAACACCTATTCAGTGGAGGGACATCCCCAGCGCGATGGAGTCCATTCGAACTCGGGAACGAATTATGTGGGCCCGGGCTTCTTCCGGTCCTTGGGCTATCCACTTCTGGCGGGCCGTGAGTTTGGCGATGGGGACCAGGCGAATTCGCGCCGGGTGGCCGTGGTGAATGAACAGTTTGCCCGCGAGTACTTTAACGGGGCGGCGATCGGCAAGCGGATCGGCTTAGGCTACGAGAAGGATGGCTCGCTGCATCTGGATACCGAGATTATTGGTGTGGTGCGCGATGGCAAGCAGCAGAATATGCGCGATGACAAGGCAAAGCGTTTTGTGTACCTGGCTTACACACAGGATCAGGCGGTGGAAGGGATGACCTTCTATGTGCGGAGCAACCGAGAGCCAGAACAACTGGCAGCTGAGATTCGCGGAGTGCTGCGCAAGATCGACGACAATCTTCCGATGTATCGTGTGCAGACGATGGAAGCAACCATCAATCGCAGCTTGCAGAGTGAGCGGATGGTGGCAACCTTATGTTCGTCTTTTGGGTTGCTGGCGACACTGCTGGCGGCCATCGGTCTTTATGGCGTGATGGCCTTTAGCGTAGCGCGCCGCACGCGCGAGATCGGCATCCGGCTGGCGCTCGGGGCGGAGCGGTCTACCGTCATCCAAATGGTGATGCGGGAAGTGGGCTGGATGCTGTCGAGCGGGCTTGTGGCCGGGCTACTGCTCGCCATTGGCTTTGGCAAGTTGGTGGAGTCGCAGTTGTGGGGCCTAAGTGGCTGGGACCCTCTGATTTTGAGTGGCGCTGTCGTATGTTTGAGCCTGGTAGCGTTAGTTGCCGGTTTGTTGCCGGCGCTGCGTGCTTCGCGCATTCAGCCGATGATCGCGTTGCGTTGCGAGTAA
- a CDS encoding ABC transporter permease: protein MKSSFQQAFRALRRDLLFAGFAISILAIGIGANTTVFTLLNTILLKPLPYREPAQLVQLTESLPDIAAGGYPFSAPDVIELRKRNRSLRELAACANMEFDLSGKVDPMRLRGAKVEAQLWPMLGVAPVMGRVFDEAEERRDDKVAVLSYATWQGVFGGDPELIGKTLDLDRESYRIVAVMPRGFQYPPLAAKHAEIWVPLSFTQRQLADLGNNYYNRVVARRRDGVGDLKLQEDLKRVGAEIRATYPAAFPGKLLTIAATPLMEDAVGNTRGLLGLLAASVGCVLLIGCANIGSLMLAKAVARRDEFAVRKALGATGWHLLKASATEGLLVAIPGAALGLLLASWGIEILVRLAPESLPRLAEVSVDWRVALFAMAMSLVTTLLFSLAPAWQASRSDPGLVRTQSRGALRLGSGLVAVEVALCLVLLGVTGLLMQSYWNVLHVDPGFRPERLLSFEINSKSPKLYEQLDPLLAALPGVQSMSYADAAPLNLGWQQIFGMEGQTSIPANTPQMSFHGLVSAGHFENLGIRLLSGRGFGPGDREGQPLVCVINETFSKQFYPKGDAIGRALRFGGLDASFPLVRIVGVVADTKRSSLSEAPAPQTYQPMLQVPVPRRSYFLRTAIAPDRLAHSVRQVVHSVDRKQVVAEMHSMEERIDQKAAGRKFQMLLLSVFGVAALLLAVTGIFAVIANLVARQSKEIGLRMALGAGRAETLGMVLRRGFALVVVGIGIGVAGLWLCGKQMESFLYGVAPGNLWSVSGAIAVMLLAAIAAIALPALRAVRINPAVALRGD, encoded by the coding sequence ATGAAGAGTAGCTTCCAACAAGCCTTCCGAGCGCTGCGGCGCGATCTGCTTTTTGCCGGATTCGCGATTTCGATCCTGGCGATTGGGATCGGGGCCAACACCACTGTCTTCACGCTGCTCAACACGATTCTGCTGAAGCCGCTGCCGTACCGGGAACCGGCGCAACTGGTGCAACTGACGGAAAGTCTGCCGGACATCGCTGCTGGTGGCTATCCTTTCTCTGCGCCCGACGTGATTGAGCTGCGCAAACGCAATCGATCGCTGCGTGAGTTGGCCGCTTGCGCGAACATGGAATTTGATCTTTCCGGGAAGGTTGATCCGATGCGCCTGCGGGGAGCCAAAGTGGAGGCGCAACTGTGGCCAATGCTCGGTGTGGCGCCGGTGATGGGCCGGGTTTTTGACGAGGCGGAGGAGCGGCGGGACGACAAAGTGGCGGTGCTGAGTTATGCAACCTGGCAGGGGGTTTTCGGCGGCGATCCTGAACTGATCGGGAAGACCCTGGATCTGGATCGCGAGAGCTACCGCATCGTTGCGGTGATGCCTCGCGGGTTCCAGTATCCGCCGCTGGCTGCGAAGCATGCGGAGATCTGGGTGCCGCTGTCCTTCACCCAGCGGCAATTGGCAGACCTTGGCAATAACTACTACAACCGGGTGGTTGCGCGGCGTCGCGACGGCGTGGGAGACCTGAAGCTGCAGGAGGATCTGAAGCGCGTTGGCGCTGAGATCCGGGCTACTTATCCTGCGGCCTTTCCGGGCAAGTTATTGACCATTGCCGCGACGCCGCTGATGGAGGATGCGGTTGGCAACACGCGTGGGCTTTTGGGATTGTTAGCGGCAAGCGTCGGCTGCGTGTTACTGATTGGCTGCGCGAATATCGGAAGCCTGATGCTGGCCAAGGCCGTGGCCCGTCGCGATGAGTTTGCGGTTCGCAAGGCGCTAGGGGCGACGGGTTGGCATCTGCTGAAAGCAAGCGCGACCGAGGGTCTGCTGGTGGCCATTCCGGGCGCGGCGCTGGGTCTTTTGCTGGCCAGTTGGGGGATCGAAATTCTGGTGCGTCTGGCGCCGGAGAGCCTGCCCCGGCTCGCGGAAGTGAGTGTCGATTGGCGGGTGGCGCTTTTTGCCATGGCGATGAGTCTGGTGACGACGCTGCTGTTCTCACTTGCCCCGGCCTGGCAGGCGAGCCGGAGCGATCCGGGGCTGGTTCGCACGCAATCGCGCGGAGCCTTGCGGCTGGGCAGTGGACTGGTTGCGGTCGAGGTGGCGCTGTGCCTGGTTCTATTGGGCGTGACGGGCCTACTGATGCAGAGCTATTGGAATGTTTTGCATGTCGACCCGGGCTTTCGTCCGGAGCGGCTGCTGAGCTTTGAGATCAACTCGAAGAGCCCCAAGCTCTACGAGCAACTCGACCCATTGCTGGCCGCGCTGCCGGGAGTGCAGTCGATGAGCTATGCCGATGCGGCGCCCTTGAACCTGGGCTGGCAACAGATCTTTGGCATGGAAGGGCAGACCTCCATTCCGGCCAATACGCCGCAGATGAGCTTCCATGGGTTGGTGAGCGCCGGACACTTTGAGAATCTGGGCATCCGTCTTTTGTCCGGGCGTGGCTTTGGCCCTGGAGACCGGGAAGGGCAGCCGCTGGTTTGCGTCATCAACGAGACGTTCTCAAAGCAGTTCTACCCGAAAGGGGATGCAATTGGACGAGCTTTGCGCTTTGGGGGATTGGATGCGAGTTTTCCGCTGGTTCGGATTGTCGGCGTGGTGGCCGACACCAAACGAAGCTCGCTGAGTGAGGCCCCGGCCCCGCAGACTTATCAGCCGATGTTGCAGGTGCCGGTTCCACGACGCAGTTACTTTTTGCGGACCGCGATTGCGCCTGACAGGCTTGCCCACTCCGTACGGCAAGTGGTCCACAGTGTCGATCGCAAGCAGGTGGTTGCCGAGATGCACAGCATGGAGGAGAGGATCGATCAGAAGGCGGCGGGCCGCAAGTTCCAGATGCTGCTGCTCAGTGTTTTTGGCGTTGCGGCGCTACTGCTGGCTGTCACGGGGATCTTTGCGGTGATCGCGAATCTGGTCGCCCGGCAAAGCAAGGAGATTGGTCTGCGGATGGCTCTGGGTGCGGGCAGGGCAGAGACGCTTGGCATGGTGTTGCGGCGTGGTTTCGCGCTGGTGGTTGTTGGAATCGGGATTGGTGTTGCGGGACTTTGGCTCTGTGGCAAACAGATGGAGAGCTTTCTCTATGGCGTTGCCCCGGGCAATCTGTGGTCCGTGAGCGGCGCGATTGCCGTGATGCTACTGGCGGCCATCGCTGCGATTGCCTTGCCGGCGCTGCGCGCGGTGCGTATCAATCCGGCGGTGGCGCTGCGTGGCGATTAG
- the lnt gene encoding apolipoprotein N-acyltransferase, with the protein MKPQFSYALAAATGLLLVLIAPAPALTFLAPFALVPILIACAQEASPKQRFLMGWLAGILQWGATCYWIQGTLAAHGGMPGWLATLLFVLFALAKGLHLAIFSLLAGWLFGLRWAAPILALLWVGLERTHAELGFTWLLLGNAGIDMSVPMRLAPLFGVYGVSFVFALMSTSVAAWYLRRERLQLAWCVPLLALYLLPALPDIKPGDLSAVAVQPNIPEDGSLSSEAIHDLYDRMARVTLAASLDPSKPRPSLLLWPEAPASLYYDTDPAFRAQVASLARLSGAPFLFGTVRFDAHGNPFNTAQALTATGDPLGAYDKMNLVPFGEYVPPIFNQIVGKVSQEAGTFQPGTAIQIFPTSGGKLGPFICYESAFPHHVRAITAAGADVLVNLTNDGYFGHSAARGQHLRLARMRAAENARWLLRATNDGITASIDPAGRVIDELETYRATSGRLQYTTAFVTTRYTKTGDFFAWTALAIGLAISAWASRR; encoded by the coding sequence ATGAAGCCACAATTTAGCTACGCGCTGGCAGCAGCGACAGGCCTCCTGCTGGTTCTCATCGCGCCCGCCCCCGCACTCACCTTTCTCGCACCCTTCGCGCTGGTTCCCATCCTCATTGCCTGCGCGCAGGAGGCCAGCCCGAAGCAACGCTTCCTGATGGGTTGGCTGGCCGGCATTCTGCAATGGGGCGCCACCTGCTACTGGATCCAGGGGACCCTCGCGGCGCACGGTGGCATGCCAGGCTGGCTCGCCACGCTGCTCTTTGTCCTCTTCGCACTGGCCAAGGGTTTGCACCTCGCGATCTTCTCGTTACTCGCCGGTTGGCTCTTCGGCCTGCGCTGGGCCGCGCCCATCCTCGCACTGCTCTGGGTGGGCCTCGAACGGACGCACGCCGAGTTGGGCTTCACCTGGCTGCTGCTGGGCAACGCGGGCATCGACATGAGCGTTCCGATGCGTCTGGCGCCACTCTTCGGCGTCTACGGCGTCAGCTTCGTCTTTGCACTGATGAGCACCTCGGTCGCCGCCTGGTACCTGCGCCGCGAGCGCTTGCAACTCGCCTGGTGCGTGCCCCTGCTCGCCCTTTACCTCTTGCCTGCCCTGCCCGACATCAAGCCAGGCGATCTAAGCGCCGTCGCCGTGCAACCGAATATCCCCGAAGACGGCTCGCTCTCGAGCGAGGCGATTCATGATCTCTATGACCGCATGGCCCGCGTAACGCTGGCGGCAAGCCTCGATCCGTCCAAGCCCAGGCCTTCGCTGCTCTTGTGGCCCGAAGCCCCAGCGAGTCTCTATTACGACACTGACCCCGCCTTCCGCGCTCAGGTGGCCAGCCTCGCCCGCCTGAGTGGCGCACCCTTTTTGTTTGGCACGGTGCGCTTTGATGCCCACGGCAACCCCTTCAACACCGCGCAAGCTCTCACCGCCACCGGCGACCCGCTTGGCGCCTACGACAAGATGAATTTGGTGCCCTTTGGCGAATATGTCCCGCCGATCTTCAATCAGATTGTCGGCAAGGTTTCGCAAGAAGCGGGCACCTTCCAGCCAGGAACGGCGATCCAGATCTTCCCCACTTCCGGCGGCAAGCTGGGTCCCTTCATCTGTTACGAATCCGCCTTCCCACACCATGTCCGCGCGATCACCGCGGCAGGCGCCGACGTCCTGGTGAACCTGACCAACGACGGCTACTTCGGACATTCCGCGGCCCGCGGCCAGCACCTGCGCCTCGCTCGGATGCGCGCCGCGGAAAACGCACGCTGGCTGCTGCGGGCCACCAACGATGGCATCACTGCCAGCATCGATCCCGCCGGACGCGTCATCGATGAACTGGAAACCTACCGCGCAACCAGCGGACGCCTGCAATACACCACGGCCTTTGTCACCACGCGCTACACCAAAACCGGCGACTTCTTTGCCTGGACCGCCCTCGCGATTGGTCTGGCGATCAGCGCCTGGGCCTCGCGCCGCTAA
- the lipA gene encoding lipoyl synthase: MLVQIEKARPRLPEFLRKPQHEYQAVSALKRDLRSLHLHTVCESARCPNIHECFSRGAATFMILGNLCTRGCGFCSVPKADPRKIAFDLDPLEPAHVAAQAAAMGLRYVVLTSVNRDELWDGGSTHWALTVAAVKGALPEAQVEVLTPDFNGDLSAVERVLAAQPDVYNHNMETVSRLYRRVRPQANYEQSLRVLAYAKQAHPEILSKSGLMVGLGETHEEVRELLTHLRQDGKADIATIGQYLQPTRRNRPVARYVEPQEYEEWQKFGHSLGFRAVFAGPFVRSSYMADLVAHEATI; encoded by the coding sequence ATGCTGGTGCAGATTGAAAAGGCCCGCCCGCGCCTGCCGGAATTCTTGCGCAAACCGCAGCACGAATACCAGGCCGTCAGCGCGCTGAAGCGCGATCTTCGCAGTCTGCACCTGCACACGGTTTGCGAATCCGCGCGCTGCCCCAACATCCACGAGTGCTTCTCGCGCGGCGCCGCCACCTTCATGATTCTGGGCAATCTCTGCACGCGCGGTTGTGGCTTCTGCAGTGTTCCCAAAGCCGATCCGCGCAAGATCGCCTTCGATCTTGACCCGCTCGAACCCGCTCATGTCGCCGCCCAAGCCGCCGCCATGGGACTGCGCTACGTGGTGCTCACCAGCGTCAACCGCGACGAGCTTTGGGATGGCGGTTCCACTCATTGGGCGCTGACCGTTGCCGCCGTCAAGGGCGCGCTGCCAGAGGCGCAAGTGGAAGTGCTCACCCCCGATTTCAATGGCGATCTGAGCGCCGTCGAACGCGTCCTCGCCGCTCAGCCCGACGTCTACAACCACAACATGGAAACTGTATCGCGCCTGTACCGCCGCGTGCGTCCCCAGGCGAATTACGAACAGAGTCTGCGTGTGCTGGCCTATGCCAAGCAGGCGCATCCGGAAATCCTATCGAAGAGCGGCCTCATGGTCGGGCTCGGCGAAACGCACGAAGAAGTTCGCGAATTGCTGACCCATCTGCGGCAGGACGGTAAAGCCGATATCGCCACTATCGGACAGTATCTGCAACCCACTCGCCGCAATCGTCCGGTGGCCCGCTACGTGGAACCGCAGGAGTACGAGGAATGGCAGAAGTTTGGCCACTCGCTCGGCTTCCGTGCCGTCTTTGCCGGACCCTTTGTCCGCTCCAGTTATATGGCCGATCTGGTTGCCCATGAAGCCACAATTTAG
- a CDS encoding SPOR domain-containing protein — translation MPRNEEGEFELVLGNRQLLSVFFIVVVLLGVFFVMGYILGKNSSPNPATEVAGARSSAESGPAPNPIIIDKSAAKESAAAEAEPAVEKPVQVERPVERAERIAKPVEKAESKKPEPKKEEPKREESRRTETKAGEPPKGSLFLQVAAVGRAEADVVAKVLKGKGYSIWIAPSDKETIFRVLVGPIQKSELGKTRSELNGLGFAPFPRSY, via the coding sequence ATGCCACGTAACGAAGAAGGCGAGTTCGAGCTCGTACTGGGCAATCGCCAGTTGCTTAGTGTTTTCTTCATAGTTGTGGTTCTGCTCGGAGTGTTCTTTGTCATGGGATACATTCTGGGTAAGAACTCTTCTCCCAACCCTGCCACCGAAGTGGCCGGCGCGCGGAGCTCCGCCGAATCGGGACCAGCGCCCAATCCGATCATCATCGACAAGAGTGCGGCCAAGGAGAGCGCTGCCGCAGAGGCAGAGCCGGCTGTGGAAAAGCCTGTCCAGGTGGAACGGCCCGTCGAAAGAGCTGAAAGAATCGCGAAGCCAGTGGAGAAGGCCGAGTCGAAGAAGCCCGAACCCAAAAAAGAAGAGCCGAAGCGCGAAGAGTCGCGACGTACCGAAACCAAGGCGGGCGAGCCCCCCAAGGGCAGCCTGTTCCTGCAAGTGGCCGCAGTGGGCCGCGCCGAAGCCGACGTTGTCGCCAAAGTGCTGAAAGGCAAAGGCTATTCGATTTGGATTGCCCCGTCCGACAAGGAGACTATCTTCCGCGTCCTGGTGGGCCCCATCCAGAAATCGGAACTGGGCAAGACCCGCTCCGAGTTGAATGGACTCGGCTTCGCCCCCTTCCCCCGCAGTTATTAA
- a CDS encoding PaaI family thioesterase: MPNRTFLGANVWTSADEPSGDNSEMMLETIRQWMRDGDPMPVCKLVGMRVESVDPGACRATLEVGPQHWTPFATVHGGILCDLADLAMGMAFMTTLGEGEGLATIELKINYLRPFRQGELHAEGRVVHRGRTTGYVECEVKDGQGKVIAKASSTCIVVKDDRAAAILEVFQRRKNDA, translated from the coding sequence TTGCCGAATCGAACATTTCTTGGTGCGAATGTTTGGACTTCTGCCGACGAACCTTCGGGCGATAATTCGGAGATGATGCTCGAGACGATCCGGCAATGGATGCGCGATGGCGATCCGATGCCGGTATGTAAGTTGGTGGGGATGCGTGTGGAAAGCGTGGACCCGGGTGCCTGCCGCGCCACTTTGGAAGTGGGGCCGCAACACTGGACTCCCTTTGCCACCGTCCATGGGGGGATTCTTTGCGATCTGGCAGATCTGGCGATGGGGATGGCTTTTATGACGACGCTGGGCGAAGGCGAAGGCTTGGCGACGATCGAACTGAAGATCAACTATCTGCGGCCGTTTCGGCAGGGGGAACTCCATGCGGAAGGCCGGGTGGTTCATCGCGGGCGTACCACCGGCTATGTGGAGTGCGAAGTCAAAGACGGGCAGGGGAAGGTGATCGCGAAGGCGTCGTCCACTTGCATTGTTGTGAAAGATGACCGGGCGGCTGCGATTTTAGAAGTCTTTCAGAGGAGGAAAAATGACGCTTGA